A genomic window from Cucumis melo cultivar AY chromosome 8, USDA_Cmelo_AY_1.0, whole genome shotgun sequence includes:
- the LOC103484768 gene encoding uncharacterized protein LOC103484768, with the protein MAENICFFNKDTLILKPPKKSPLLLRMAVLMFAMVCSVYICSICVKQLNTHTRARFLRVQIADCPKVPREHYPRPKTFSRAECFNNPVRFFAIVSMQRSGSGWFESLLNSHVNVSSNGEVFSVLDRRRNITTIVQTLDRIYNLDWLTSASKNQCSAAVGFKWMLNQGLMQYHEEIADYFNRRGVSTIFLFRRNLLRRVVSVLANSYDRYAKMLNGTHKSHVHSLEEANALSKYKPVINSTSLISDLEGMEATISKSLEYFGNTRHLILYYEDIINNRTRLKDVQEFLNLPPMELKSRQVKIHKGHLSDHIKNWEDVKATLNGTVYEHLLHADY; encoded by the exons atGGCGGAAAATATCTGTTTCTTCAACAAG GACACGTTGATTCTAAAACCTCCCAAGAAATCTCCTCTGCTGTTGAGAATGGCAGTTTTGATGTTTGCAATGGTCTGTAGTGTTTATATATGCTCAATCTGTGTGAAGCAGTTAAATACTCACACCAGAGCGAGATTCCTGAGGGTTCAAATCGCTGACTGTCCAAAAGTCCCTCGTGAGCATTATCCAAGACCCAAAACTTTTAGCAG GGCTGAATGCTTCAACAATCCAGTAAGATTCTTTGCTATTGTTTCGATGCAGAGGTCGGGAAGTGGATGGTTTGAGAGTCTTCTGAACAGTCATGTTAATGTAAGCTCTAATGGAGAGGTGTTTTCTGTTTTGGATCGGCGTAGAAATATTACCACAATAGTACAGACTCTGGATAGGATTTACAATTTGGACTGGCTCACTAGTGCTTCTAAGAACCAATGTTCTGCAGCAGTTGGCTTCAAGTGGATGCTTAATCAG gGACTGATGCAGTATCATGAAGAGATAGCAGACTACTTCAACCGTAGAGGTGTTTCCACAATCTTTCTCTTCCGAAGAAACTTACTACGTCGTGTTGTTTCAGTTCTCGCAAATTCATATGACCGTTATGCTAAGATGTTAAACGGAACCCACAAATCACATGTGCATTCTCTAGAAGAG GCCAATGCACTTTCCAAGTACAAACCTGTAATAAATTCAACATCGTTGATCTCTGATCTGGAGGGAATGGAGGCAACAATTTCCAAGTCCTTAGAGTACTTTGGTAACACAAGGCACCTCATTTTGTACTATGAGGACATAATCAATAATCGAACG AGACTGAAAGATGTACAAGAGTTTCTTAACCTGCCACCAATGGAACTTAAAAGTCGCCAAGTTAAGATACACAAAGGACATTTGTCTGATCACATCAAGAACTGGGAAGATGTTAAGGCGACTCTTAATGGAACCGTTTACGAGCATCTTCTTCATGCAGATTATTGA